The following are from one region of the Pseudohongiella spirulinae genome:
- the ssb gene encoding single-stranded DNA-binding protein, translating into MGGYNKVASRGVNKVILVGNVGKDPETRYLPSGGAVTNVTLATSDQWKDKNTGQPQEKTEWHRIVFFNRLAEIVNEYVRKGSKLYIEGSLRTRSWEQDGITRYATEIVANEMQMLDSRGSSGSDDRFGQDMNQDAPQQAPRQNAPAPAQRSQAQPAASFDNFDDDIPF; encoded by the coding sequence ATGGGAGGGTACAACAAGGTGGCAAGCCGCGGCGTAAATAAAGTTATTCTGGTAGGTAATGTAGGCAAAGACCCGGAAACCCGGTACTTGCCCAGCGGGGGTGCTGTCACCAATGTGACCCTGGCAACCAGCGATCAGTGGAAAGATAAGAACACCGGTCAGCCTCAGGAAAAGACTGAGTGGCACAGGATCGTGTTTTTTAATCGACTGGCCGAGATCGTCAATGAGTACGTGCGAAAAGGCAGCAAACTGTATATAGAAGGCAGTCTGCGAACCCGCTCCTGGGAGCAGGACGGCATTACCCGTTATGCGACAGAGATCGTTGCCAATGAGATGCAGATGCTTGATTCGCGGGGGTCGTCCGGCAGTGATGATCGCTTTGGCCAGGATATGAATCAGGACGCACCGCAACAGGCGCCCAGACAGAATGCGCCTGCTCCTGCTCAGAGAAGCCAGGCCCAGCCAGCGGCATCGTTTGATAATTTTGACGACGACATTCCGTTCTAA
- the uvrA gene encoding excinuclease ABC subunit UvrA produces MDNITIRGARTHNLKNVNLTIPRDKLIVITGLSGSGKSSLAFDTLYAEGQRRYVESLSTYARQFLSMMDKPEIDHIEGLSPAISIEQKSTSHNPRSTVGTITEIYDYLRLLFARAGEPMCPTHHKKLQAQTVSQMVDQILALPEGSKIMILAPVIRERKGEHLHVFKELQSSGFIRARIDGMVTELDYPPSLEKNKKHTIEAVIDRLKVRDDIQQRLAESLETALQLADGTVSVAFMDGDGDEMMFSSRFACPVCGHSISELEPRMFSFNNPAGACNSCDGLGVKQFFDPGRIIIDTSLSLAEGAIRGWDRRNFYYFQMLTSLADHYGFAVDQPFESLTKSHQDAILYGSQGKEIDFRFMNDRGDTTVRRHAFEGILPNMERRYRETESQTVRDELAKFLSSHACPDCEGTRLCADARHVYIEGTTLPQITQMTIAQAAEYFGQLQLIGSRATIAEKILKELQQRLQFLIDVGLNYLTLSRSADTLSGGEAQRIRLASQIGAGLVGVMYILDEPSIGLHQRDNDRLLATLFHLRDLGNTVIVVEHDEDAIRAADHLIDIGPGAGVHGGEIVAQGALSDIIGSGRSLTGQYLSGERRIEIPAKRQIARKGQQLRLIGASGNNLQNVNLNLPLGLLTCITGVSGSGKSTLINNTLYPVAATELNGATTLTAAPHERIEGLNKLDKVVDIDQSPIGRTPRSNPATYTGIFTPVRELFAGTQEARSRGYTPGRFSFNVKGGRCEACQGDGVVKVEMHFLPDVYVACDICHGKRYNRETLEVKYKGKNIADVLAMTIEDAREFFDPVPVIARKLQTLMDVGLSYICLGQAATTLSGGEAQRVKLARELSKRDTGQTLYILDEPTTGLHFEDIRQLLAVLHQLRDQGNTIVVIEHNLDVIKTADWIVDLGPEGGSGGGQIIAEGTPEQVAACEHSYTGQYLKRLLSTP; encoded by the coding sequence ATGGACAACATTACCATTCGCGGGGCGCGCACCCACAACCTCAAGAATGTAAATCTGACCATTCCCCGGGATAAACTGATCGTCATCACCGGGCTGTCGGGCTCCGGCAAATCCTCGCTGGCCTTTGACACCCTGTATGCCGAAGGCCAGCGTCGCTATGTCGAATCGTTGTCCACCTATGCCCGCCAGTTTCTGTCCATGATGGACAAACCCGAGATTGATCACATTGAGGGTCTGTCGCCAGCCATTTCGATTGAGCAGAAGTCGACCTCGCATAACCCGCGCTCCACCGTTGGCACCATTACCGAGATTTATGACTATCTGAGACTGCTGTTTGCCCGCGCCGGCGAACCCATGTGTCCGACCCACCATAAAAAGTTGCAGGCTCAGACCGTCAGCCAGATGGTGGACCAGATTCTGGCCCTGCCCGAGGGCAGCAAGATCATGATTCTGGCGCCGGTCATCCGCGAGCGCAAAGGCGAGCATCTGCATGTCTTCAAAGAGCTGCAATCCAGCGGTTTTATCCGGGCCCGCATCGATGGCATGGTCACTGAGCTGGACTACCCGCCCAGTCTTGAGAAGAATAAAAAACACACCATAGAGGCTGTCATTGACCGGCTGAAAGTGCGCGACGACATCCAGCAGCGCCTGGCCGAAAGCCTGGAAACCGCCCTGCAATTGGCCGACGGCACCGTCAGCGTGGCCTTTATGGACGGCGATGGCGACGAAATGATGTTCTCATCACGTTTCGCCTGTCCGGTGTGCGGCCACAGCATCAGTGAACTTGAGCCGCGCATGTTCTCGTTCAACAATCCGGCGGGGGCCTGCAACAGTTGTGACGGCCTGGGCGTGAAGCAGTTCTTCGACCCCGGGCGCATCATCATAGATACGTCTTTGTCCCTGGCTGAAGGTGCCATCCGTGGCTGGGACAGACGCAATTTTTACTATTTCCAGATGCTGACATCACTGGCAGACCACTATGGTTTTGCGGTCGACCAGCCTTTTGAGAGCCTGACAAAAAGCCATCAGGACGCCATCCTGTATGGCAGTCAGGGCAAAGAAATAGACTTCAGGTTCATGAATGACCGGGGCGACACCACGGTTCGACGCCACGCCTTTGAGGGCATCCTGCCCAACATGGAGCGGCGCTACCGGGAAACCGAATCGCAGACGGTCCGTGACGAGCTGGCCAAATTCCTCAGCTCACACGCCTGCCCGGATTGCGAAGGCACGCGCCTGTGCGCCGACGCGCGTCATGTTTATATCGAAGGTACAACCCTGCCACAGATAACGCAGATGACCATTGCTCAGGCCGCTGAATATTTTGGACAACTGCAACTGATTGGTTCACGCGCAACAATTGCCGAAAAAATCCTCAAGGAGCTGCAACAACGTCTGCAGTTTTTGATTGATGTGGGACTGAACTACCTGACATTAAGTCGCAGCGCCGACACACTGTCCGGTGGTGAGGCGCAGCGCATCCGCCTGGCCAGCCAGATCGGTGCCGGGCTGGTGGGCGTGATGTACATTCTGGACGAACCCTCTATCGGCCTGCACCAGCGCGACAATGATCGCCTGCTGGCTACCCTCTTCCACCTGCGCGATCTCGGCAACACGGTGATTGTTGTGGAGCACGACGAAGACGCGATACGCGCAGCCGACCATCTGATTGATATCGGTCCAGGTGCGGGCGTGCACGGTGGTGAAATTGTGGCACAAGGCGCCTTATCGGATATTATTGGCTCCGGACGCTCTCTGACAGGCCAGTATCTTTCCGGTGAGCGTCGTATCGAAATACCGGCTAAAAGACAGATTGCCAGGAAAGGACAACAGCTTCGTCTGATCGGGGCATCCGGCAACAACCTGCAGAATGTAAATCTGAATCTGCCACTGGGCTTGCTGACCTGTATTACCGGCGTCTCCGGCTCTGGCAAGTCGACGTTGATTAACAATACGCTATACCCGGTAGCCGCCACCGAACTCAACGGTGCCACCACATTAACCGCCGCACCCCACGAGCGCATTGAAGGCCTGAACAAGCTGGATAAAGTGGTCGACATTGACCAAAGCCCCATCGGCCGCACTCCGCGCTCCAACCCGGCCACCTATACCGGCATTTTCACGCCCGTGCGCGAGTTGTTTGCGGGCACCCAGGAGGCCCGTTCACGCGGCTACACACCCGGCCGTTTCAGCTTCAATGTCAAGGGCGGCCGCTGTGAAGCCTGCCAGGGCGATGGCGTCGTCAAAGTAGAAATGCACTTCCTGCCCGATGTCTACGTGGCCTGCGACATCTGCCACGGCAAACGCTACAACCGCGAAACGCTGGAAGTGAAATACAAGGGCAAAAACATCGCCGATGTGCTGGCCATGACCATCGAGGATGCCCGCGAGTTCTTTGATCCGGTGCCGGTCATCGCGCGCAAACTGCAGACCCTGATGGACGTCGGCCTGTCCTATATCTGCCTGGGTCAGGCCGCCACGACACTGTCCGGCGGCGAGGCTCAGCGCGTCAAACTGGCGCGCGAACTGTCCAAGCGGGACACCGGCCAGACGCTCTACATCCTGGACGAGCCAACCACCGGCCTGCACTTTGAAGATATCCGCCAGCTGCTGGCGGTGCTGCATCAGCTGCGCGATCAGGGCAACACGATCGTGGTGATTGAACACAATCTGGATGTGATCAAGACAGCCGACTGGATTGTGGATCTTGGGCCGGAGGGCGGCAGCGGCGGCGGGCAGATCATCGCCGAGGGCACACCTGAGCAGGTGGCGGCCTGTGAACACTCTTACACGGGGCAGTACCTCAAGCGGCTACTCAGCACTCCGTAG
- a CDS encoding PQQ-dependent dehydrogenase, methanol/ethanol family: MTFQTRPGFNSGKLLLAATLSALLFACSNDEPAAPQSAAEPAQDAAPAVTETAQRPVNAARITSAAGNTSDWLTHGRTYSEQRNSPLDQINRTTVTDLGLAWDFELDTDRGQEATPLVIDGVIYFTSAWSKAFALDARTGEELWRFDPQVPGSKAVDACCDVVNRGMAAWGDKVYFGALDGRLIALDRETGRQVWSTMTVDPEKRYTITGAPRIVDGKVIIGNGGGELGVRGYVTAYDAETGDQVWRFYTVPGNPAEGFESDAMEMAAETWAGEWWRLGGGGTVWDSMAYDPELDLLYIGVGNGSPWNHHIRSNGEGDNLFLSSIVALRASTGEYVWHFQTTPAESWDYTATQHMILADMEIDGRMRQVIMQAPKNGFFYVIDRTTGEFISGNNYVEINWASGLDAVTGRPIEAEIVRYERDPAVVIPGPLGGHNWYPMSYDPQTNLVFLPTQNTSYVYSNPAEFAEQEVGWNLGLDAAPGPTVNPQDEARMLELPASQLVAWDPVAQAARWAVDYSVFGNSGLLSTGGGLVFQGSADGFFHAYRTDNGERLWSFEVGDAILGGPVTYELDGEQYVLALAGQGGAIPMTMGLLSGNYPRQRNGRLMAFKLNADGQLPDISMTPLQPLDLTGISSEGNPDVGAVLYGAYCSVCHGPVGLSSGPLPDLRHSPMLLSQEAFHGIVLEGNLLSRGMPGFAADIGAAEVESVRAYLLQLAAAVGN; encoded by the coding sequence ATGACTTTCCAGACCAGGCCGGGATTCAACTCAGGCAAGCTGTTATTGGCGGCGACGCTGTCAGCACTACTATTTGCCTGCTCAAACGATGAGCCAGCAGCGCCTCAGAGCGCCGCCGAACCGGCGCAAGATGCGGCACCGGCAGTGACCGAAACGGCGCAGCGTCCGGTTAACGCTGCGCGCATCACCTCGGCAGCGGGTAATACCAGTGACTGGCTGACTCATGGCCGTACCTATTCTGAACAGCGTAACAGCCCGCTGGACCAGATCAATCGCACGACGGTGACCGACCTCGGCCTGGCCTGGGACTTTGAACTCGATACTGACCGCGGGCAGGAAGCCACACCACTGGTCATCGATGGGGTGATTTATTTCACCTCGGCCTGGAGCAAAGCCTTTGCGCTGGATGCCCGCACCGGTGAGGAACTGTGGCGTTTTGATCCGCAAGTGCCGGGATCAAAAGCCGTGGATGCCTGCTGTGATGTGGTGAACCGGGGCATGGCCGCCTGGGGCGATAAGGTTTACTTTGGCGCACTGGACGGTCGCCTGATCGCACTGGATCGTGAGACCGGCCGCCAGGTCTGGTCCACCATGACCGTTGATCCCGAGAAACGTTACACCATTACCGGTGCACCGCGTATTGTTGATGGCAAGGTCATCATCGGCAATGGTGGTGGCGAGCTGGGTGTGCGCGGTTATGTGACCGCTTACGATGCTGAAACCGGTGATCAGGTCTGGCGCTTTTATACGGTACCAGGCAACCCCGCTGAAGGCTTTGAAAGCGACGCCATGGAGATGGCCGCAGAAACCTGGGCTGGCGAATGGTGGCGGTTGGGTGGTGGCGGCACAGTCTGGGACTCCATGGCCTACGATCCGGAGCTCGACCTGCTGTACATCGGCGTAGGTAACGGCAGCCCGTGGAATCACCACATCCGCTCTAACGGCGAAGGGGATAATCTTTTCCTGTCATCCATTGTGGCCTTGCGCGCCTCTACCGGTGAATATGTCTGGCACTTTCAGACTACGCCGGCAGAGTCCTGGGACTACACCGCCACTCAGCACATGATTCTGGCTGATATGGAAATTGATGGTCGCATGCGGCAAGTTATCATGCAGGCGCCCAAGAATGGCTTCTTCTACGTGATTGACCGAACCACCGGTGAGTTTATCTCTGGAAACAATTACGTGGAAATCAACTGGGCCAGCGGTCTGGACGCCGTTACCGGTCGTCCCATCGAAGCAGAGATTGTCCGTTACGAGCGTGATCCGGCGGTAGTGATACCTGGCCCTCTGGGTGGTCACAACTGGTATCCCATGTCTTATGATCCGCAGACCAATCTGGTCTTCCTGCCTACTCAGAATACCTCCTACGTATACTCAAATCCGGCCGAGTTTGCTGAGCAGGAAGTGGGCTGGAACCTGGGTCTGGATGCCGCGCCCGGACCAACCGTGAATCCGCAGGATGAAGCTCGCATGCTGGAGCTGCCGGCGTCGCAACTGGTGGCCTGGGATCCGGTTGCCCAGGCAGCCCGCTGGGCCGTTGATTATTCCGTGTTTGGCAACAGCGGCTTGCTGTCCACCGGCGGCGGACTGGTCTTCCAGGGCTCAGCCGATGGCTTCTTCCACGCCTACCGTACTGATAATGGCGAGCGTCTTTGGTCATTTGAAGTGGGTGATGCCATTTTGGGTGGCCCGGTCACTTATGAGCTGGACGGTGAGCAATACGTGCTGGCGCTGGCCGGCCAGGGTGGCGCCATTCCCATGACCATGGGCCTGCTGTCAGGCAACTATCCACGCCAGCGCAACGGCCGCCTGATGGCCTTCAAGCTGAACGCTGACGGCCAGTTACCTGACATCAGCATGACCCCGCTGCAGCCGCTGGATCTTACCGGCATCAGCAGCGAAGGTAACCCTGACGTGGGTGCCGTGCTATACGGAGCATACTGCTCAGTCTGTCATGGCCCGGTCGGTCTGAGCTCCGGCCCGCTGCCGGACCTGCGCCACAGCCCCATGCTGCTGAGTCAGGAGGCCTTCCACGGCATCGTACTTGAGGGCAACCTGCTGTCGCGTGGCATGCCTGGGTTCGCTGCGGACATTGGTGCCGCAGAGGTTGAGAGTGTGCGTGCCTACCTGCTTCAGTTAGCGGCGGCGGTCGGCAACTAA
- a CDS encoding SIMPL domain-containing protein (The SIMPL domain is named for its presence in mouse protein SIMPL (signalling molecule that associates with mouse pelle-like kinase). Bacterial member BP26, from Brucella, was shown to assemble into a channel-like structure, while YggE from E. coli has been associated with resistance to oxidative stress.): protein MIKAFRAPVTGLISTLLLLAPFTLVQAQTASLLPQGQTLITLSVTERSQVAQDELLAELRVEVEDRDARAVQDAINSTMAEALQLASGSSTVDVATGHYGVYQFNRQPQASRPDPVWRGTQHIRLTSKDAAELLELAGDLQEQGFVMNQLSWRLSTEKADEVRDSLMEAAIARAQSKVQRAAAALGKSDFDMASVNVVGAMDFSPPVMMRAMAADSREMAQPVADAGETEVSLTISVQAVAR, encoded by the coding sequence ATGATCAAGGCTTTCAGAGCACCTGTTACAGGGCTTATTTCAACCTTACTGCTGCTTGCGCCGTTCACGTTGGTCCAGGCGCAGACAGCGTCACTGCTGCCGCAGGGGCAAACCCTGATCACTTTGTCGGTCACGGAGCGCAGCCAGGTGGCGCAGGATGAGTTGCTGGCTGAGTTGCGTGTTGAGGTCGAGGACCGCGATGCCCGGGCAGTTCAGGATGCGATCAACTCAACGATGGCCGAGGCGCTGCAGCTGGCGTCTGGCAGCAGCACTGTGGATGTGGCCACCGGTCATTACGGCGTCTATCAGTTTAATCGCCAGCCGCAGGCTTCCCGGCCGGATCCGGTGTGGCGCGGGACACAGCATATCCGTCTGACCTCAAAGGATGCGGCAGAGCTGCTGGAGCTGGCAGGCGATCTGCAGGAACAGGGATTTGTCATGAATCAGTTGTCCTGGCGTCTGAGTACAGAAAAAGCCGATGAAGTGCGCGACTCCCTGATGGAAGCTGCTATCGCCAGGGCGCAGTCCAAAGTGCAGCGTGCGGCGGCGGCACTGGGTAAATCAGATTTTGACATGGCCTCAGTCAACGTGGTTGGTGCCATGGATTTTTCGCCCCCCGTGATGATGCGTGCCATGGCCGCTGACAGCCGCGAAATGGCTCAGCCGGTGGCCGATGCCGGTGAAACAGAGGTGTCACTGACCATCAGTGTGCAGGCTGTGGCCCGCTGA
- the pxpB gene encoding 5-oxoprolinase subunit PxpB: MSIPEPAIRFVTENAIMLQFDESQLNDTDHQLQRRLCQLAEQLRNHEGSAALIQEAVPAPASLLLVLHNGHSARRVVRLAESLGDTLETLPPASRIIEIPVIYDGSDLPTVADHTGLSTADIIKLHSQPLYFVQCLGFMPGFPYLSGLDSRLSVPRKHNPATRVAAGSVAIGGSSTGIYPVESPGGWHVIGRTDACLFNPDGQPETLLMPGDQVRFVVIEKGSGDD; encoded by the coding sequence ATGAGCATACCAGAACCCGCCATTCGTTTTGTGACCGAGAATGCCATTATGCTGCAGTTTGATGAATCGCAGCTGAATGACACGGATCATCAGTTACAACGCCGACTCTGTCAGCTGGCAGAGCAACTGCGCAACCATGAGGGCAGTGCCGCGCTGATTCAGGAGGCCGTGCCCGCGCCGGCCAGCCTGCTGCTGGTGCTGCACAATGGTCACAGCGCCCGACGTGTGGTGCGACTGGCCGAGTCCCTGGGGGACACGCTGGAAACTCTGCCGCCTGCCAGTCGTATCATTGAGATCCCGGTAATCTACGACGGTTCAGATTTGCCAACTGTGGCTGATCATACAGGCCTGAGCACTGCAGATATAATCAAGCTGCACAGCCAACCGCTTTATTTTGTGCAGTGCCTGGGTTTCATGCCCGGTTTTCCGTACCTGAGCGGCCTGGATTCAAGACTTAGTGTACCGCGCAAGCATAATCCGGCTACGCGTGTAGCTGCCGGATCTGTGGCTATCGGAGGCAGTTCAACAGGCATCTATCCTGTCGAAAGCCCTGGCGGCTGGCACGTTATAGGACGCACCGATGCCTGCCTCTTCAATCCCGACGGGCAGCCGGAAACCTTGCTGATGCCGGGCGACCAGGTCAGATTTGTGGTTATAGAAAAGGGGAGCGGTGATGATTGA
- a CDS encoding biotin-dependent carboxyltransferase family protein translates to MIEIVNTAPLLTVQDTGRFGNRHLGIPRCGMMDSLALQRANLLLGNTVDAAGLEISAAPVTIRSLQDHSMVLMGSDMQASVNAQAVLPGVPFTLSPGDVLTLTRPRRPGERAVLAVAGGIEVPMKFASRSTDLNNRFGGFQGRALKSGDLLEVGALSAENISRCKMSRSIRQLTPDRILRIIPGPDIQYFSTRAQDTLFQNQWWLTPQSNRMGLRLEGATLAVPAEHLRLSCGVLPGQIQVPASGQPVILANDAQSTGGYPVIASVINADLWKLAYLTPGDPFVFREVSVAEAQGLAAAQAMELQKLRQYLSWGQT, encoded by the coding sequence ATGATTGAAATCGTAAACACTGCTCCCCTGCTGACTGTTCAGGATACCGGCCGATTTGGAAACCGGCATCTGGGCATTCCCCGATGTGGCATGATGGACTCCCTGGCATTGCAGCGGGCCAATTTATTGCTCGGTAATACAGTTGATGCGGCCGGGCTGGAGATCAGCGCCGCACCCGTTACGATCAGAAGTCTGCAAGACCACAGCATGGTGCTGATGGGCTCAGACATGCAGGCCAGTGTCAACGCTCAGGCGGTGCTGCCGGGTGTCCCATTTACCCTGTCTCCGGGCGACGTGCTGACACTGACCCGCCCCCGCAGGCCGGGCGAAAGAGCAGTGCTGGCAGTAGCTGGTGGCATAGAAGTGCCTATGAAGTTTGCATCACGCAGCACCGACCTGAACAACCGTTTCGGTGGTTTTCAGGGCCGAGCACTGAAATCCGGCGATCTGCTGGAGGTCGGCGCCCTGAGCGCTGAAAATATCAGTCGCTGCAAAATGTCTCGTTCCATAAGACAATTGACCCCTGATCGGATTCTGCGAATTATTCCCGGACCGGATATTCAGTATTTCAGTACACGTGCGCAGGACACTCTGTTTCAGAATCAGTGGTGGCTGACACCCCAAAGCAACCGCATGGGACTGAGGCTGGAAGGTGCCACCCTGGCAGTGCCGGCCGAGCATTTACGCCTGTCCTGCGGGGTGCTGCCAGGGCAGATTCAGGTACCGGCCAGTGGACAACCAGTCATACTGGCCAATGATGCCCAGTCGACCGGCGGCTACCCTGTGATTGCCAGCGTCATCAACGCTGATCTCTGGAAACTCGCTTACCTGACACCGGGTGACCCGTTTGTATTCCGGGAGGTCAGCGTTGCCGAGGCTCAGGGACTGGCCGCGGCACAGGCAATGGAATTGCAGAAGCTGCGTCAGTATCTGTCATGGGGACAAACATGA
- a CDS encoding 5-oxoprolinase subunit PxpA, with amino-acid sequence MTQIDLNADLAEGGPCDKALLTLVSSANISCGAHAGTERDILHAIDCALRSQVRIGAHPSYPDRESMGRRSMKLPTAQLRDSIHSQLNRLSRLVQASGGSLQHVKAHGALYNDAAQDPELADELCAWIKEFDPTLAVVGLAGSYMKEAARRHGQRFYAEAFVDRAYQPDGKLLPRDQKGAVLHNAEHAIMQTLSIIQKGTVLSHCGQQVTLSADTFCIHGDNPEALQLAQSLVDRLTRSGIRVCQ; translated from the coding sequence ATGACACAGATTGATCTCAATGCCGACCTGGCCGAAGGCGGCCCCTGTGACAAGGCACTGTTAACATTGGTCAGTTCAGCCAACATCAGTTGTGGCGCGCACGCCGGGACTGAGCGTGACATCCTGCACGCGATAGACTGTGCCTTACGGAGTCAGGTACGTATTGGTGCCCACCCCTCATACCCGGACCGCGAATCCATGGGCCGCCGATCCATGAAATTGCCGACGGCTCAACTGCGCGACAGCATACACTCACAGCTCAACCGCTTGAGCCGGCTTGTGCAGGCATCGGGGGGCAGTCTGCAGCACGTCAAAGCGCATGGTGCGCTCTATAACGATGCCGCACAGGATCCTGAATTGGCGGATGAACTGTGCGCCTGGATTAAAGAGTTTGACCCGACACTGGCCGTCGTTGGACTGGCTGGAAGTTACATGAAGGAAGCCGCCCGACGTCACGGGCAGCGCTTTTATGCAGAAGCCTTTGTCGACAGAGCCTATCAGCCGGATGGCAAATTGCTGCCCCGCGATCAGAAAGGCGCTGTGCTGCATAATGCGGAGCACGCCATCATGCAGACGCTATCGATCATTCAAAAGGGTACAGTGCTCAGTCACTGTGGTCAGCAGGTCACCCTGTCTGCCGATACATTCTGCATTCACGGCGACAACCCCGAGGCCTTGCAACTGGCACAGTCTCTGGTTGATCGATTAACCCGATCCGGCATCAGGGTGTGTCAGTAA
- the gspN gene encoding type II secretion system protein N: MRIRSLVLIVLLLSLAWIVWLAPATLLAMVSNRAGVHLVNLQGSIWQGQAALALIDGHGLRLQAQRLRWQVDPLSLLGGQLCMQFTAMLPAPALPVHGMDGRVCVGSHGRLSLTDTQLELPASQAIRESSMRVSGDISLEIQRLETDADQKLVALQGRGLWSDASMTVSSGYDSSRLIIGSAAIQLSTLDGLEMLITADNHHETDADLFELQISAPLRQPQNYAVQKLVLGEELITDTP, from the coding sequence GTGAGGATAAGGTCGTTGGTGTTGATTGTCCTGCTGCTGTCGCTGGCCTGGATAGTATGGCTGGCGCCGGCAACACTACTGGCCATGGTGAGCAATCGTGCAGGCGTCCATCTTGTCAACCTGCAGGGTTCGATTTGGCAAGGACAGGCAGCCCTGGCTCTGATTGACGGTCATGGCCTTCGTCTGCAGGCGCAGCGACTTCGCTGGCAGGTCGATCCACTATCGCTGCTTGGCGGTCAATTGTGCATGCAGTTTACAGCCATGCTGCCCGCGCCGGCTTTACCCGTGCATGGTATGGATGGGCGAGTCTGTGTCGGTTCGCACGGGCGTCTCAGTCTGACTGATACCCAGCTCGAACTGCCCGCCTCACAGGCCATCCGAGAGTCCAGCATGAGGGTCTCCGGTGACATCAGCCTGGAGATCCAGCGCCTGGAAACGGATGCTGATCAAAAGCTGGTCGCGCTGCAGGGCCGTGGACTGTGGTCAGATGCGTCGATGACGGTGTCCAGTGGTTATGATTCATCACGACTGATTATCGGTTCCGCCGCCATACAATTGTCGACGCTGGATGGTCTTGAGATGTTGATCACCGCCGACAACCATCACGAGACAGATGCAGATCTATTTGAATTGCAGATAAGTGCGCCGTTACGACAGCCGCAGAATTACGCGGTGCAAAAACTGGTGCTGGGCGAGGAGCTGATTACTGACACACCCTGA
- the gspM gene encoding type II secretion system protein GspM, with the protein MSWLRQCLSALDLWFRQRSRREQVYLLLVTACLLIYGVWMWMLVPLQESRTLSAQRLSSAQQSLVAVEQLAAELIALREQGDQSTAVDRLPQFLDSSARAAGLTVSTLEPAADGLSASLRIENSQMPTVLGWLAELESTAQFVVESVAATPLSSGGVSVSLRIRSRRG; encoded by the coding sequence ATGAGCTGGCTCAGACAGTGCCTGAGCGCACTGGATCTCTGGTTTCGTCAACGTAGCCGACGGGAGCAGGTCTATCTTCTGTTGGTGACTGCCTGCCTGTTGATTTACGGTGTCTGGATGTGGATGCTGGTACCGCTGCAGGAGTCGCGGACATTGTCGGCTCAGCGTTTGAGCTCGGCGCAGCAGAGTCTGGTGGCCGTTGAACAATTGGCCGCAGAGCTGATTGCCTTGCGCGAACAGGGCGATCAGAGCACGGCCGTCGACAGACTGCCGCAGTTCCTGGACAGCAGTGCGCGCGCTGCAGGCTTGACGGTCAGCACACTGGAGCCTGCCGCTGACGGCCTGTCCGCGTCACTCAGAATTGAAAACAGCCAGATGCCGACGGTGCTGGGATGGCTGGCCGAGCTGGAGTCGACGGCTCAGTTCGTGGTGGAAAGTGTCGCTGCAACGCCTTTGTCATCCGGTGGGGTCAGTGTCAGCTTGCGTATCAGGAGCCGTCGGGGGTGA